From one Desmodus rotundus isolate HL8 chromosome X, HLdesRot8A.1, whole genome shotgun sequence genomic stretch:
- the LOC128780003 gene encoding endogenous retrovirus group K member 24 Env polyprotein-like: MDSTPKKTGVSASSPQGQGHRMDFTAGTDGTDVPEDQGGRMSPPEDTDSEEQLPRSTSGSNLGWNSSQHSWADIRHRLQGAFSTNLKGQNDQLQLELHQQLGDIKCLTEQKVFQTLHDNLQWLNPKNWFDRLNLQVWVMAALVCVFVLILICALRCIWRLFSRDRDRKQQMVGFTGLTTTTDFTNKKGGDVGNRTAWFQRL; this comes from the exons atGGACAGCACGCCTAAGAAGACAGGAGTTAGCGCTtcatccccccagggacaggggcaccgcATG GATTTTACAGCTGGGACAGATGGAACAGATGTCCCCGAGGACCAAGGTGGAAGAATGTCGCCACCAGAAGACACAGACTCAGAGGAGCAACTCCCTAGATCAACTTCAGGGAGTAATTTGGG GTGGAATTCCAGTCAGCATTCCTGGGCAGATATTCGTCATCGCCTGCAGGGCGCGTTCTCTACCAATCTCAAAGGACAAAATGATCAGCTCCAGCTTGAGCTCCACCAGCAACTCGGTGACATCAAATGCttaactgaacagaaagtgttccagaccctccacgacaatctacaatggctgaaccctaagaactggtttgatagactgaatttacaagtttgggtcatggcagcccttgTGTGCGTCtttgtcttaatccttatttgtgcctTACGATGTATTTGGAGGTTGTTTTCTCGAGATCGTGATCGGAAACAGCAAAtggtaggtttcacaggcttaacaactacaactgatttcacaaacaaaaaagggggagatgttgggaaccgcactgcctggtttcagaggctgtaa
- the ARMCX1 gene encoding armadillo repeat-containing X-linked protein 1: protein MGRTREAGCVAAGVVIGAGACYCVYRLTWGRDDSEKIWDYNNDNEDEESSDITGIGVETGKGGNTWVGARARLQGDSKAKAEVVVELKSGPDAKVEAHSEAQTGGGLEAKAKALFSTLKEQASSKAGKGARLVTISGARTLAPSLPCPGGRGGGCHPTRSRARAGSRASGKCKKRARAKSTRTPATAWPVRRCKFHFPYKIDDILGASDLQKVLNILERTNDPFIQEVALVTLGNNAAYSFNQNAIRELGGLPIIAKLIKTKDPIIREKAYNALNNLSVNAENQGKIKMYISQVCDDTMICRLDSAVQMAGLRLLTNMTVTNHYQHLLSYSFPDFFALLFLGNYLTKIQIMKLIINFTENPAMTRELVSCKVPSELISLFNKEWDREILLNILTLFENINDNIKIEGLASSRKEFSRSSLFFLFQESGVCVKKIKALANHNDLVVKVKVLKVLTKL, encoded by the coding sequence ATGGGTCGTACTAGGGAAGCTGGCTGTGTGGCGGCTGGCGTGGTGATCGGGGCTGGTGCTTGCTACTGTGTATACAGACTGACTTGGGGAAGAGATGATAGTGAGAAAATCTGGGACTACAACAATGACAATGAAGATGAGGAATCTAGCGACATTACAGGGATTGGTGTGGAGACTGGGAAAGGAGGTAATACTTGGGTGGGGGCCAGAGCTAGACTTCAGGGTGACTCAAAGGCCAAGGCTGAGGTGGTTGTGGAACTCAAAAGTGGTCCAGATGCAAAAGTGGAAGCCCACTCAGAAGCCCAGACAGGAGGTGGCTtagaggccaaggccaaggccctTTTCAGCACCCTGAAGGAACAGGCAAGCTCAAAGGCTGGCAAAGGGGCCAGGTTGGTTACCATCTCTGGGGCCAGGACACTTGCACCGAGTTTACCCTgcccaggaggcagaggtggaggcTGCCACCCCACCAGGAGTAGGGCTAGGGCCGGGAGCAGGGCAAGTGGAAAGTGCAAGAAAAGGGCCCGAGCTAAGAGCACCAGGACTCCAGCTACAGCATGGCCTGTTCGCAGGTGCAAGTTCCATTTTCCCTATAAAATTGATGACATTCTAGGTGCTTCAGACCTTCAAAAGGTCCTTAACATCCTGGAAAGAACAAATGATCCTTTTATTCAAGAAGTAGCCTTGGTCACTCTCGGTAACAATGCAGCATATTCATTTAACCAAAATGCCATTCGTGAATTGGGTGGTCTCCCAATTATTGCAAAACTGATAAAAACGAAAGATCCCATTATTAGGGAAAAGGCTTACAATGCCCTTAATAACTTGAGTGTGAATGCAGAAAATCAGGGGAAGATTAAGATGTATATCAGTCAAGTGTGTGATGACACCATGATTTGTCGCTTGGACTCAGCTGTGCAGATGGCTGGACTAAGATTGTTAACCAACATGACTGTGACTAATCATTACCAACATTTGCTTTCCTATTCTTTTCCGGacttttttgctttgttatttCTGGGAAATTACTTAACCAAGATTCAGATTATGAAACTTATTATAAACTTCACTGAAAATCCAGCCATGACAAGAGAGCTGGTCAGTTGTAAAGTACCATCAGAATTGATTTCCCTCTTTAATAAAGAATGGGACAGAGAGATTCTTCTTAATATCCTAACCCTATTTGAGAATATAAATGACAACATAAAAATTGAAGGGCTTGCATCATCCAGGAAAGAGTTCAGCAGAAgttcactttttttcttattccaaGAATCTGGGGTGTGTGTTAAGAAAATCAAAGCATTAGCAAATCACAATGATCTGGTAGTGAAAGTAAAAGTTCTAAAAGTATTGACCAAACTTTGA